The following are encoded together in the Proteiniphilum saccharofermentans genome:
- the dnaE gene encoding DNA polymerase III subunit alpha, giving the protein MYPFVHLHVHSQYSLLDGQASIQRLIDKAVGDGMKALALTDHGAMYGIKEFLNYAARKNAPVNAEIKKIKSEISDLEKKGESGEKIGQLRQKLTETENKLFKPIVGCECYVARRNRHLQSEKIDGSGWHLVVLAKNLQGYKNLIKMVSKSWTEGFYYRPRIDKELLEQYHEGLVVSSACLGGEISRKIDSGQIQEAEEAVQWFKGIFGEDYYIELQRHKTDRVDADQTTYPKQERVNQELIRIARKYDVKIIATNDVHFVNEEDADAHDRLICLSTGKDFDDPNRMRYTKQEWLKTTAEMNRIFADIPEALTNTLEVAAKIESYSIDHAALMPFYPIDPTFGTEEIYKQKYSERELIEEFGEANFHRLGGYDKVIRIKLEADYLAYLTKKGAQKRYGDTLSPEVEERLEFELETIKTMGFPGYFLIVQDFISAAREMDVAVGPGRGSAAGSAVAYCLRITDIDPLKYNLLFERFLNPDRISMPDIDIDFDDEGRGKVLRWVTEKYGSEKVAHIITYGTMATKSSIRDVARVHKLPLSESNRLAKLVPDRIPNVKKINLKAAIENVPELQEAAQSNDPLVKSTLKYAGMLEGNVRSTGVHACGVIIGQTDISDVVPISTAEDKETKEKLLVTQYEGSVIEETGLIKMDFLGLKTLSIIKDAVSIIEQNRGIKVDIDAIDMNDETTYKLYCNGQTTGTFQFESAGMQKYLKELQPSKFEDLIAMNALYRPGPMDYIPSFVARKHGREEIAYDIPIMEKYLDETYGITVYQEQVMLLSRLLANFTRGQSDELRKAMGKKLIDKMTALKEKFIAGGTKNGYDAKVLNKIWNDWEKFASYAFNKSHATCYSWVAYQTAWLKANYPSEYMAAVLSNNLNNITEITKFMDECMAMGIKVLPPDVNESMLKFSVNDAGDVRFGLAAIKSVGQNAVNDIIAERKQNGRYKDIFDFVERVNLSSCNKKNIEALAMAGAFDSFPGIQREQFVAQNNKGEDFLETLIRYGNKYQQDKIEAMNSLFGDDTSFQIARPEIPQAARWSDLERLNKERELIGIYLSAHPLDEYEFILKYVCNADTQQLQDLDSLNGKDITFGGIVTAVREGQTKRGSPYTIFKLEDYAGKYEIALFSEDSVNFGRYARIGLSIYIEGKVQPKRYREGEMEVKISSISLLSEVKDKLVSKITLQIPLSEIDDTSVAELSALVKNNSGNSLLYFQIIGEEPHMRIQLFSRPAKIQVNKRFIDYLKNNLSIDFKIN; this is encoded by the coding sequence ATGTATCCGTTTGTACATCTACACGTTCACTCGCAGTACTCGCTGCTCGACGGGCAGGCAAGCATACAGCGCCTGATTGATAAAGCCGTGGGAGACGGTATGAAAGCGCTGGCGCTGACCGACCACGGTGCCATGTACGGCATCAAGGAATTCCTCAATTATGCTGCCAGGAAAAATGCTCCGGTAAACGCAGAAATAAAAAAAATAAAGAGCGAGATAAGCGATCTGGAGAAGAAAGGGGAAAGTGGAGAGAAGATCGGGCAACTCCGTCAAAAACTCACCGAGACGGAAAACAAGCTTTTTAAACCGATAGTGGGGTGCGAATGCTACGTGGCACGCCGTAACCGCCACCTGCAGTCGGAGAAGATCGACGGAAGCGGGTGGCATCTGGTCGTGCTCGCCAAGAACCTGCAAGGGTATAAAAACCTTATCAAGATGGTCTCCAAGAGCTGGACCGAAGGGTTTTATTACCGTCCACGTATCGATAAGGAACTGTTGGAACAATACCACGAAGGACTGGTCGTCTCCTCAGCCTGCCTTGGCGGTGAAATCTCCCGGAAAATCGACAGCGGACAGATACAGGAAGCTGAAGAGGCGGTACAGTGGTTCAAAGGCATTTTCGGTGAAGATTACTATATAGAACTCCAACGACATAAGACCGACAGGGTTGATGCCGACCAGACCACCTACCCCAAACAGGAGAGGGTGAATCAGGAACTGATCCGTATCGCCAGGAAATATGATGTGAAGATAATCGCGACCAACGACGTCCATTTCGTGAATGAAGAAGATGCCGATGCACACGACCGGCTGATCTGTCTGAGTACCGGAAAGGATTTTGATGACCCCAACCGGATGCGATATACCAAGCAGGAGTGGTTAAAAACTACAGCCGAGATGAACCGTATCTTTGCTGATATCCCGGAAGCGTTGACCAACACGCTAGAGGTAGCGGCCAAAATAGAGTCCTACTCCATAGACCACGCTGCACTGATGCCTTTCTACCCTATTGACCCTACATTCGGTACCGAAGAGATTTATAAACAAAAATATTCAGAAAGGGAATTGATCGAAGAATTCGGCGAAGCCAATTTCCATCGCCTGGGAGGCTATGATAAAGTGATTCGTATCAAGTTGGAAGCCGACTATCTTGCATATCTTACTAAAAAAGGTGCTCAAAAAAGATATGGAGATACGCTCTCTCCGGAAGTAGAGGAGCGACTCGAATTCGAATTGGAGACCATAAAGACTATGGGTTTTCCCGGCTACTTCCTGATCGTGCAGGATTTTATCAGTGCGGCCCGGGAAATGGATGTGGCTGTCGGCCCGGGACGTGGATCGGCCGCGGGATCAGCGGTAGCCTACTGTTTAAGGATCACCGATATCGACCCGCTGAAATATAATCTCCTGTTCGAACGTTTCCTGAACCCCGACCGAATTTCGATGCCTGATATCGATATCGATTTCGATGATGAAGGCCGAGGGAAAGTGCTGCGCTGGGTGACGGAAAAATATGGCAGTGAGAAGGTAGCTCATATCATTACCTACGGTACGATGGCGACCAAATCGTCTATCCGGGATGTGGCACGTGTACACAAGTTACCTTTGTCCGAATCGAACCGGCTTGCCAAACTCGTGCCCGATAGGATACCTAACGTCAAAAAAATCAACCTGAAAGCAGCAATCGAGAATGTGCCTGAGCTGCAAGAGGCCGCCCAAAGTAACGATCCGCTGGTAAAAAGCACTCTGAAGTATGCCGGAATGCTCGAGGGGAACGTACGAAGCACGGGCGTGCATGCCTGCGGTGTAATCATCGGCCAGACTGACATCTCTGATGTGGTCCCCATCAGTACGGCAGAAGATAAAGAGACCAAAGAGAAACTGTTGGTAACACAATATGAAGGGTCTGTGATCGAGGAGACAGGATTGATCAAGATGGACTTCCTTGGATTGAAAACCCTCTCCATTATTAAAGATGCGGTTTCCATCATCGAACAGAACCGAGGTATAAAAGTGGATATCGATGCCATCGATATGAACGATGAGACTACTTACAAGCTTTATTGCAACGGACAGACCACCGGTACCTTCCAGTTTGAGTCGGCAGGTATGCAAAAGTATCTCAAAGAATTGCAACCCAGTAAGTTTGAAGACCTGATAGCGATGAATGCCCTCTACCGTCCGGGTCCAATGGACTATATCCCTTCTTTTGTGGCCCGTAAGCACGGCAGGGAGGAGATTGCGTACGACATCCCTATCATGGAGAAATACCTGGATGAGACCTACGGAATTACTGTCTATCAGGAACAGGTGATGCTCCTGTCCCGTTTGCTCGCCAATTTCACTCGTGGACAATCGGATGAGTTGCGTAAGGCGATGGGAAAGAAGCTGATCGACAAGATGACGGCGCTGAAGGAAAAATTCATCGCAGGAGGTACTAAAAATGGGTATGATGCCAAAGTGCTCAACAAGATATGGAATGACTGGGAAAAATTCGCATCCTACGCTTTCAATAAATCGCACGCAACCTGTTATTCGTGGGTAGCTTACCAGACAGCATGGCTCAAAGCCAATTACCCGTCGGAATACATGGCGGCGGTACTCTCCAATAACCTGAACAACATTACAGAAATCACCAAGTTCATGGATGAGTGTATGGCGATGGGCATCAAAGTATTACCACCCGACGTGAATGAGTCGATGCTGAAATTCTCTGTCAACGATGCAGGTGATGTCCGTTTCGGATTAGCAGCCATTAAGAGTGTGGGACAAAATGCGGTAAACGATATCATTGCAGAACGTAAGCAGAACGGCCGCTATAAAGACATTTTCGATTTTGTGGAACGAGTGAACCTCTCTTCCTGTAATAAAAAGAATATCGAAGCGTTAGCAATGGCCGGGGCCTTTGACTCTTTCCCGGGCATCCAAAGGGAACAATTTGTAGCGCAGAACAATAAGGGTGAGGATTTTCTGGAGACCCTCATCCGTTACGGCAATAAATACCAACAAGACAAGATTGAAGCAATGAATTCGCTCTTCGGCGACGATACCTCTTTCCAGATAGCCCGTCCCGAAATACCCCAGGCTGCCCGTTGGTCGGATCTGGAAAGGCTGAACAAAGAACGGGAACTGATTGGTATCTATTTATCGGCACACCCGTTAGATGAATATGAGTTTATTCTCAAGTATGTATGTAATGCCGACACACAGCAATTACAGGATCTCGATTCGCTCAATGGGAAAGATATCACCTTTGGTGGTATCGTCACAGCAGTACGCGAGGGACAAACCAAAAGAGGCTCGCCTTACACTATCTTCAAACTGGAAGATTATGCCGGTAAGTATGAGATCGCACTTTTCAGTGAAGACAGTGTAAACTTCGGCAGATACGCACGTATCGGACTCTCTATCTATATTGAGGGGAAAGTACAACCCAAACGTTACCGGGAGGGAGAGATGGAAGTAAAAATATCCTCCATTTCCCTGTTATCCGAAGTGAAAGACAAGCTGGTGTCGAAGATCACTCTGCAAATTCCTCTTTCAGAAATAGATGACACCTCCGTGGCTGAATTATCGGCACTTGTAAAAAACAATTCCGGAAATTCATTGTTATATTTCCAAATTATTGGTGAAGAACCACACATGAGAATTCAGCTGTTTTCACGACCAGCCAAAATTCAAGTAAATAAAAGATTCATCGATTACTTAAAGAATAACTTATCTATCGACTTTAAAATCAACTAA
- the trxA gene encoding thioredoxin — MALQITDATLDSVLDTDKLVVIDFWAEWCGPCKMIGPIIEEIGEEYKDKVVVGKLNVDENDETTGKYGIRNIPTVLFIKNGKVVDKLVGAGPKTLFTEKIDKLV, encoded by the coding sequence ATGGCGCTTCAAATTACAGATGCAACCCTTGACTCAGTATTGGATACAGACAAACTGGTGGTCATAGATTTCTGGGCTGAATGGTGCGGCCCCTGCAAAATGATCGGACCCATCATCGAAGAGATCGGTGAAGAATACAAGGATAAAGTGGTTGTGGGCAAACTGAATGTGGATGAGAACGACGAAACTACCGGCAAATACGGAATCCGCAATATCCCTACCGTGCTTTTCATTAAAAACGGAAAAGTGGTGGACAAACTGGTAGGTGCAGGCCCCAAAACCCTTTTTACTGAGAAAATCGATAAGTTAGTATAA